Proteins co-encoded in one Jeotgalibacillus malaysiensis genomic window:
- a CDS encoding cytochrome C', producing the protein MNKNPIIPFLLIMVLGFGVVFFMSVQGLDDSEEMAGEEEGGGEGEEASGGDFDPEAHYQNACISCHGENYEGGAGPALTGVGERLSTDEIADILVNGQGGMPAGLVEQDNAQAMAEWVAQIGAEGGGEEGAEEGSEEGSEEGGDAEEGSEEGGDAEEGSEESSEEDAA; encoded by the coding sequence TTGAATAAGAATCCGATTATTCCATTTTTACTAATTATGGTATTAGGTTTTGGTGTCGTTTTCTTTATGTCAGTTCAGGGTCTTGATGACTCGGAAGAAATGGCTGGAGAAGAAGAAGGCGGCGGTGAAGGAGAAGAAGCATCTGGCGGTGACTTCGATCCTGAAGCGCATTATCAAAACGCATGCATCAGCTGTCACGGTGAAAACTATGAAGGCGGTGCCGGTCCTGCACTTACAGGTGTAGGTGAAAGATTATCTACAGATGAAATCGCAGATATTCTAGTTAACGGACAGGGCGGAATGCCTGCTGGTCTTGTTGAACAGGATAATGCACAGGCAATGGCTGAATGGGTAGCACAGATTGGAGCTGAAGGCGGCGGCGAAGAAGGCGCTGAGGAAGGCTCTGAAGAAGGATCAGAAGAGGGCGGAGACGCTGAGGAAGGATCTGAAGAAGGCGGAGACGCTGAAGAGGGATCTGAAGAATCTTCTGAAGAAGATGCAGCTTAA
- a CDS encoding 4-hydroxy-3-methylbut-2-enyl diphosphate reductase, with protein MKTLKITPRGYCYGVVDAMVIARNAAMDKSLPRPIYILGMIVHNKHVTDAFEEEGIITLDGENRKDILEKVHEGTVIFTAHGVSPEVREIARQKGLISIDATCPDVTRTHDLIRQKKAEGYHIVYIGKKGHPEPEGAVGVAPDVVHLVEKPEDVENLSIDNDKIIVTNQTTMSQWDVADVMVKVKEKYPQTEEHKEICMATQVRQEAVAEQAGAADLLIVVGDPMSNNSNRLAQVSEEIAGTPAHRVADVSEIKHEWLLGCETVAVTAGASTPTPIVKEVMNYIGQFDPENPETWLGEKNVPLAKILPKIKTPTKPETILPYSK; from the coding sequence ATGAAGACACTAAAAATCACACCCCGCGGATATTGCTATGGTGTAGTAGACGCAATGGTGATTGCAAGAAATGCAGCAATGGATAAATCTTTGCCCCGCCCCATCTATATTCTGGGCATGATCGTTCATAATAAACATGTGACTGATGCATTTGAAGAAGAAGGAATTATCACGCTTGATGGTGAAAACCGGAAAGATATTCTTGAGAAAGTTCATGAAGGAACCGTTATTTTCACGGCTCATGGCGTATCACCTGAGGTAAGAGAAATCGCACGCCAAAAAGGACTCATTTCAATTGATGCAACCTGTCCTGATGTCACAAGAACCCATGACTTGATCCGTCAGAAGAAAGCTGAAGGGTATCACATTGTTTATATTGGTAAAAAGGGACACCCTGAACCAGAAGGAGCAGTTGGTGTGGCACCTGACGTTGTACACCTGGTTGAGAAGCCTGAAGATGTTGAAAATCTTTCAATCGATAACGATAAAATTATCGTGACTAACCAGACAACAATGAGTCAATGGGACGTAGCTGACGTTATGGTTAAAGTGAAAGAAAAGTATCCTCAGACAGAAGAACATAAAGAGATTTGTATGGCTACGCAGGTTCGTCAGGAAGCGGTAGCAGAACAGGCTGGTGCAGCTGACCTGCTGATCGTAGTTGGTGACCCGATGAGTAATAATTCAAACAGACTTGCTCAGGTTTCAGAGGAAATCGCAGGCACCCCTGCTCACCGTGTAGCTGATGTATCTGAAATTAAACATGAGTGGCTGCTCGGCTGTGAAACGGTTGCAGTTACAGCAGGTGCATCTACACCAACCCCCATTGTAAAAGAAGTAATGAATTATATCGGTCAGTTTGATCCGGAAAATCCGGAAACATGGCTCGGAGAAAAAAATGTACCACTTGCAAAAATACTGCCGAAAATTAAAACACCAACAAAACCAGAAACGATCTTACCTTATTCAAAATAA
- a CDS encoding SAM-dependent methyltransferase, producing the protein MNSNQLSQRLKAVADFVNKGETVADIGSDHAYLPCYLVKTNKVNRAIAGEIVEGPYQSAVRQVKEDQLTEKIEVRKGNGLTVLSPGEVTTVTIAGMGGPLISDILENGKDRLTGVQKLILQPNISAISIRQWLLNNGWQIKDEKILEEDRKIYEIILAERSENHQSLSQQELLLGPVLLKEKSAVFINKWNHELVQLRNIQKQMEGAEVSPSLSEKKKQLEQKILLIEEAIK; encoded by the coding sequence ATGAATAGTAATCAATTATCACAAAGGTTAAAAGCTGTAGCTGATTTTGTTAATAAAGGCGAAACAGTTGCTGATATTGGATCGGATCATGCCTATCTGCCCTGTTACCTTGTAAAGACGAATAAAGTAAACAGGGCTATTGCAGGTGAGATTGTTGAAGGTCCTTATCAATCAGCCGTAAGACAGGTAAAAGAAGATCAATTAACTGAGAAGATTGAGGTAAGAAAAGGCAACGGCTTAACGGTACTTTCACCGGGAGAAGTAACGACTGTTACAATAGCCGGTATGGGAGGTCCTTTAATCAGTGATATTCTTGAAAACGGGAAAGACAGGTTAACAGGGGTTCAAAAGCTGATTCTTCAGCCTAATATCAGCGCTATATCTATTAGACAGTGGCTGCTTAATAACGGATGGCAGATTAAAGATGAAAAAATATTAGAAGAAGATCGAAAAATTTATGAGATCATTCTTGCTGAACGTTCAGAAAATCATCAATCACTCTCTCAGCAGGAGCTATTGCTCGGTCCAGTCTTATTAAAAGAAAAATCAGCAGTATTTATAAATAAATGGAATCATGAGCTGGTTCAGCTAAGAAACATTCAAAAACAGATGGAAGGTGCTGAGGTCAGCCCTTCACTTTCAGAAAAGAAAAAACAGCTTGAACAGAAAATCTTACTGATTGAGGAGGCGATCAAGTGA
- a CDS encoding acyl-CoA dehydrogenase, with translation MNFDFTQEQQMIQRTIREFSQEKVAPGALDRDRRKEFPEEIFKELSSLGMMGLPFPEEYGGAGGDTTSFAIVTEELSKACGSTGITYSAHISLGGAPINMFGTHEQKEKYLTKICSGESFGSFGLTEPNAGSDAGGTQTSAKEQDGKYIISGNKSYITNASYAKFLALTAVTGNTDGKKEISAIIVPTDAEGFTVVDNYEKMGLHSSNTTELVLDEVTVPTENLLGKKGEGFRQFLMTLDGGRIGIAAMAVGIAQAAYERALSYSKERKQFGKSISSFQATQFKLADMAMKIELARTMTYKAAWLKDQGKKFTKEASMAKLYASEICMEVCDEAIQIHGGYGYMKEYHVERYLRDAKLLEIGEGTSEIQRMVISREIGAY, from the coding sequence ATGAATTTTGATTTTACACAGGAACAGCAGATGATTCAACGGACAATCAGGGAATTTTCACAGGAGAAGGTGGCACCGGGTGCATTAGACCGTGACCGCCGCAAGGAATTTCCTGAAGAGATTTTTAAGGAGCTATCTTCACTGGGGATGATGGGATTACCGTTTCCGGAAGAATATGGCGGTGCAGGAGGAGATACGACAAGCTTTGCAATTGTGACTGAAGAATTAAGTAAGGCTTGCGGTTCTACAGGGATTACCTATTCAGCGCATATCTCTCTCGGAGGTGCACCGATCAATATGTTTGGGACTCACGAGCAAAAGGAAAAATACCTGACTAAAATCTGCTCAGGCGAATCTTTCGGATCATTCGGTCTGACTGAACCTAACGCCGGATCGGATGCAGGAGGTACGCAGACATCTGCAAAAGAACAGGATGGAAAGTATATAATAAGCGGGAATAAAAGCTATATTACAAATGCCAGCTACGCTAAATTTCTTGCTTTGACTGCTGTAACAGGAAACACAGATGGTAAAAAGGAAATTAGTGCGATTATTGTTCCAACGGATGCTGAGGGTTTTACTGTTGTTGATAACTACGAAAAGATGGGGCTTCACTCATCTAACACGACTGAGCTTGTATTAGATGAAGTGACTGTGCCAACAGAAAATCTTCTCGGTAAAAAAGGTGAAGGGTTCAGGCAGTTTCTGATGACACTTGACGGAGGAAGAATCGGAATCGCTGCAATGGCTGTCGGTATCGCACAGGCAGCATACGAGCGAGCGCTCAGTTACTCTAAAGAACGCAAACAGTTCGGTAAAAGCATCTCTTCATTCCAGGCAACCCAGTTTAAGCTGGCTGATATGGCGATGAAAATCGAACTTGCAAGAACGATGACTTACAAAGCGGCCTGGCTGAAAGATCAGGGTAAAAAGTTTACAAAAGAAGCTTCTATGGCAAAACTTTATGCATCTGAGATTTGTATGGAAGTCTGCGATGAGGCAATTCAGATCCACGGTGGTTATGGATATATGAAAGAATACCATGTTGAAAGGTATCTTCGTGATGCAAAACTACTAGAAATTGGTGAAGGAACGTCAGAAATTCAAAGAATGGTGATATCAAGGGAAATAGGCGCTTATTAA
- a CDS encoding RNA polymerase sigma factor RpoD → MAEKSTRSKQTEPEAATLESVKAQLLEAAKKNGEITYEDIAEKLAGFELDTEQIEEFYEQIGEQGVEVMKENADADPSVTELGKEAEEEFDLNDLSVPPGVKINDPVRMYLKEIGRVDLLSAQEEINLATKIEEGDEEAKRRLAEANLRLVVSIAKRYVGRGMLFLDLIQEGNMGLIKAVEKFDYRKGFKFSTYATWWIRQAITRAIADQARTIRIPVHMVETINKLIRVQRQLLQDLGREPSPEEISEEMDLTPEKVREILKIAQEPVSLETPIGEEDDSHLGDFIEDSEAQSPSDHAAYELLKEQLEDVLDTLTDREENVLRLRFGLDDGRTRTLEEVGKVFGVTRERIRQIEAKALRKLRHPSRSKRLKDFLE, encoded by the coding sequence ATGGCTGAAAAGTCAACACGTTCCAAGCAGACAGAACCTGAAGCAGCAACACTCGAATCGGTAAAAGCACAATTACTTGAGGCAGCAAAGAAAAATGGTGAAATTACCTATGAGGATATAGCAGAAAAACTTGCGGGGTTTGAATTAGATACAGAACAAATTGAAGAATTCTATGAACAGATCGGAGAGCAGGGCGTTGAAGTGATGAAAGAAAATGCCGATGCTGATCCTTCTGTAACTGAGCTTGGTAAAGAAGCTGAAGAGGAATTTGATCTGAATGATCTAAGTGTACCGCCAGGCGTCAAAATCAACGATCCTGTCAGAATGTACCTTAAGGAAATCGGCCGAGTAGACCTATTGTCAGCTCAGGAAGAAATCAACCTTGCTACAAAGATTGAAGAAGGCGATGAAGAAGCAAAAAGACGTCTGGCAGAAGCAAACCTGCGTCTTGTTGTCAGTATCGCTAAGCGGTATGTAGGTAGAGGGATGTTATTCCTTGATCTGATTCAGGAAGGAAATATGGGTCTGATTAAAGCAGTAGAGAAATTCGATTATAGAAAAGGTTTTAAATTCAGTACCTATGCTACATGGTGGATCAGACAGGCGATCACACGCGCAATTGCCGATCAGGCGCGTACGATCCGTATACCAGTTCATATGGTTGAAACAATCAATAAATTAATCCGCGTACAGCGACAGCTTCTTCAGGATCTGGGAAGAGAGCCATCTCCTGAGGAAATTTCAGAGGAAATGGATCTGACACCTGAAAAAGTCAGAGAAATTCTGAAGATCGCTCAGGAACCTGTCTCCCTTGAAACGCCGATCGGTGAAGAGGATGATTCACACCTTGGAGACTTTATTGAGGATTCAGAAGCACAGTCACCTTCAGATCATGCAGCTTATGAACTGCTGAAAGAGCAGCTTGAAGATGTATTAGACACGCTTACTGACCGTGAGGAAAATGTATTGAGGCTCCGCTTTGGTCTTGATGATGGACGTACTCGCACACTCGAAGAAGTAGGAAAAGTATTCGGTGTCACAAGAGAACGTATCCGTCAGATTGAAGCAAAGGCTCTAAGAAAGCTGCGCCATCCGAGCAGAAGCAAACGACTGAAAGACTTTCTTGAATAG